GCAGTTTCATGGAAAGGAGCCTTGCAGGCAGGTGGGAAGATGCTGCGCAGGCTAATAAGTGAAGATTGCGTAAATATGACAGTTTCAGACAAAGCGTCCCCAGGCCCGGGCCCGGTAGCAGCTGGGGTTGCCCACGCTGCCTGAAACAGATGACTGCCCGGTTGCGTCCAGATGGCAGTCGGAATGCCGGCTCAGGCGGCGGTTTTCTGCTTGAACCGGCACAGGTCGCGGATCACGCACTGCGGGCAGTCCGGCTTGCGCGCCTTGCACACGTAACGGCCGTGCAGGATCAGCCAATGGTGGGCGTCGAGCAGGAACTCGGCCGGAATCGTCTTCACCAGGCCGTCCTCGACGGCGCGGACGTCCTTGCCCGGCGCCAGCCCGGTCCGGTTGGCCACCCGGAAGATGTGCGTGTCCACGGCCATCACCGGTTCGCCGAAGGCGGTGTTGAGCACCACGTTGGCGGTCTTGCGCCCGACCCCGGGCAGGGCCTCCAGCGCGGCGCGGTCGCGCGGCACCTCGCCGCCATGTTGTTCGATCAGCAGCCGGCAGGTGGCAATCACGTTCTTCGCCTTCGCATTGAACAGCCCGATGGTGGCGATGTATTTCTTCAGCCCGTCTTCGCCCAGCGCCAGGATCGCCTGCGGTGTGTTGGCCACCGGGAACAGTTTGCGCGTGGCCTTGTTGACGCCGACATCGGTGGCCTGCGCCGACAGCGCCACGGCCACCAGCAGTTCGAACGGCGTGCTGTATTCCAGTTCGGTATTGGGATGCGGATTGAGTTCGCGCAGGCGGGTGAACATTTCCACCACGTCGGCCTTGGGCATGCGCGCGCTGCGCGGTGCGGCCCGGGGCGCGGCTTTTGCAACGGTTGGCATCAGGAAGGTTTTCCAGCGGCCTTGGCCTTGGCGCGCGCGAGGATCGCAGCAGCGGCTGGCGGCAGGGCCGGTTTCAGGTCGGGGGTGGGGGCGGGCGGGGCGCGGCGTGCCTCGCGTTCGGCCGCGCGTCGCGCCAGCCGTTGCGCGCGCGCCTGGTAGCGCTCACGCGCGGCCCAGGCGCGCTGCAACTGGCGCTGGGCCTGCAGCAGGCGGGCCGGCAGGTCGGGATGGCCAGGCACCAGGGTGTCGTCGCCGGGCGCGGGCACGTAATCCATCAACCCCGCCGCGAGCGCCGCGTCCAGATCGTCGGCCAGCACGCAGCGCAGCACCTCACCTCCCTGAACCACGGAGCGGTTGACCGGGCGCGCAGGGGTGGCACCATCGTCGGCAACGGTCAGGGGCACGTCGGCCACGGCGGAAACTCCTGGTAAAACGTTAAAAAAAAGTGATTTTGAACTCTGGAAACGAAAGCAGGTCAAAGCCTCCGTCGTTAGTGGCGGTTCAACGTTGCGGCGGCTATCCTAACCCGTCGCCTCAGGGCGGCCCAATGCGTCCTGAGTTACCACCCCTGGAGAAACGTTTGATGAAGTTGCGTTCTATCGCGGTCGCCGTCGCGGCCCTGGCCCTGACGGGCAATGCCTTCGCCCAGGACACTTCGTCCGAAAAGGGCAAGCTGAGCTATTACTTCGGTTACGACTACGGCAACAACCTGGCCGAGCTCACCCAGCGTGGCGAGCAGCTGGACATCAACTCGGTGGTGAAGGGCCTGCAGGATGCCTACGCCAAGAAGCAGCCGGCGATCACCGCCGAGCAGCTCAAGCCGGCCGTTGAAGCGTTCCAGAAGCGTGAGCAGGGTCGTGCCCAGGCCGCCAAGGCCGAGTACGAAAAGGCTGCCGGCGAAAACAAGACCAAGAGCACCCAGTTCCTGGCCGCCAACAAGGCCAAGGCCGGCGTGCAGACCCTGCCGAGCGGCGTGCAGTACCGCGTCGTTGAAACCGGCTCGGGCGCCAAGCCGACCCAGGCCAGCACCGTGCAGCTGGAAGTGGCTGGTCCGTACCCGTTCGGCCAGCGCCCGGCCGAAGCGCGTCCGGCCCAGCAGATTCCGTCGATCAAGGTCAGCGAAGTCGAAATGAAGGCCATGCGCGAAGTGCTGCTGCAGATGCCGGCCGGTTCCAAGTGGGAAGTCACCCTGCCGCCGGAGCAGGCCTACGGTGCCGATCCGCGCACCCCGTTCCCGCCGAACGTGGCCGTGCAGTTTGAAATCAAGTTGGTCAGCGTCAAGTAACAACGGCTGAAAACAGAAAACGCGTCGATGGCAACATCGGCGCGTTTTTTGTTTCTGGATTCGCGTTACTGTTGCCCCGTGCATTATCCGGAACATTCCCCCCATGCCATGCCCAGCCCCTGCATCGGAATCTGCGCGCTCGACCGCGCGGGCCTGTGCGGTGGCTGCCTGCGCAACGTGGACGAAATCACCCGCTGGTCGACCATGACCCGACACGAACAGGAACACGTGATGCAGCAGGTTTTGCCGCTGCGTGAGCAGCTGCGGCAGTCGCTGGGCAGCTCGCTGGCCGCGCACGAGCGCCTGCTGCGCGCGCTGCATCCGCTGGATGCGCCGCCCGGCGGCGATGGCTGGAACCGCAGCGAGCTGGCCGACCTGCTGCCCCCCGGGCCGCCGGTGGAAGCGGCGGTGCTGGCCGGCATCATTCCGCGTGCCAGCGGTGCGCAGGTGCTGCTGACCCGGCGCACCGACACCCTCCGCCAGCACGGCGGCCAGGTCGGCTTTCCCGGCGGACGCCAGGAGCCCGATGACCGCGACGCGGTGGCCGCGGCGATCCGCGAAAGCAACGAGGAGATCGCCCTGCAGCACGACCAGGTGCAGGTGCTGGGCTATCTCGACCCCTTCGTGACCATCACCGGCTACCGGGTGATGCCGGTGGTTGCGGTGATCGACCCGGGGTTCGTGGCGGTACCGCAGCCCGATGAAGTGGCCGAAGTCTTTGAAGTACCGTTCGATTACCTGATGGATCCGGCCAACCTGCACCAGGTCGAGATCGACCACCGCGGCCGGATCCGCCATGTACTGGAGTACGGCTGGCCCGGCCAGCGGATCTGGGGCGCGACCGCCGCCATCCTGTACAACCTGCGCCGCCGCCTGGAGCAAACCGAATGACTGCCCCGAATCCGGAAAGCTGGACCACCCTGGTCGACGTTGCGACCTTGTCGAACGCGCTCGGCCAGCCGGACACCCGCCTGCTCGACGCGCGCGCCACCGCCAGTGCCCCGCCGCGCCTGCTGGATGTGCGCTTTTCCCTGGCCGACCCGCAGTCCGGGGCGCAGGCCTACGCGCAGGGGCACCTGCCCGGTGCCGTGCAGGCCGATCTCAACCGCGACCTGGCCGACATGGACCGGGTCGGACAAGGCCGCCACCCGCTGCCGGACAGCGAGGCCTTCGCCGCCACGCTGGGACGTTGGGGCATCGGTCCGGACACGCAGGTGGTGGTGTACGACGGCGGCGATGGCAGCATGGCCGCCGCGCGGGCATGGTGGCTGCTGCGGCTGATCGGGCATGCCCGGGTCGCGGTGCTCGATGGGGGCGTGGCCGCCTGGCAGGCGGCGGGCCTGCCGCTGAGCACCGACGTGCCCGAAATCGCGGCGCTGCCGCCGTATCCCGGGCGTTTCGACATGGCCCAGGTCGCCTCGGTGGACGAAGTCGCCGCCCGACTGAAGCATGCGCCGGGCTGGTTGCTGGACGCGCGCGCCGGCGAACGCTTCCGCGGCGAGGTGGAACCGCTGGACCCGGTCGCCGGGCACGTGCCCGGTGCGGTCAACCGTCCGTTCGGGTTGAACGTGCACGCAGGCCGGCTGCGCCCTGCCGCCGAGCTGCAGGCCGAACTGCGGCCGTTGATCGGCCGCCATGACCCCAGCGAGGTGGTGGTCATGTGCGGCTCGGGCGTGACCGCCTGCCACCTGCTGCTGGCGATGGAAGTGGCCGGGCTGCACGGCGCCCGCGTGTACGCGGACTCGTGGAGCGGGTGGGTAGGCGATTCGTCGCGGCCGGTGGCGACCGGCGGCTGATCAGGGCGCCAGCGGCTCCAGCGCCACCGCCGCCAACACCCGCGGCCACGGAAACAGCGGGCCCGGGTCGCGTTTGCGCGCCACCTGGCGTTCGGGGTCGTCGCTGGCCGGTTCCAGGCGCGTGTCCAGGCTTTCGTGCCCGGCGATGTGGCGCAGGCCTGGCAGGGTGTGGCACAGGTGCTGCAGCAGGTCGATCAACGCGGCGATCTGCGCGTCCGGGTAGGCCTCGGACATTTCCTGGTGGCGCGAGTCCAGCCAGTGCGGATAGCGCCCGCTGTTGACCAGCTCGATGCCGATCGAACGCGGGTTGTAGCCGCTCACATGATGGGCGACGCGCTCCACCGGCACGTACTGCACGATGCTGCCGTCGCGGTCGATGTAGTAATGCCCGCTGTTGCCGCTGCCACTGTCGTACAGCACCCGCTCGCCATAGCGGCGGGCCATCTCCAGGTCCGGCAGTTCGGTGCAGTGGATCACCACCAGGTCCACCTCTG
This portion of the Stenotrophomonas aracearum genome encodes:
- a CDS encoding sulfurtransferase, encoding MTAPNPESWTTLVDVATLSNALGQPDTRLLDARATASAPPRLLDVRFSLADPQSGAQAYAQGHLPGAVQADLNRDLADMDRVGQGRHPLPDSEAFAATLGRWGIGPDTQVVVYDGGDGSMAAARAWWLLRLIGHARVAVLDGGVAAWQAAGLPLSTDVPEIAALPPYPGRFDMAQVASVDEVAARLKHAPGWLLDARAGERFRGEVEPLDPVAGHVPGAVNRPFGLNVHAGRLRPAAELQAELRPLIGRHDPSEVVVMCGSGVTACHLLLAMEVAGLHGARVYADSWSGWVGDSSRPVATGG
- a CDS encoding CoA pyrophosphatase, yielding MPSPCIGICALDRAGLCGGCLRNVDEITRWSTMTRHEQEHVMQQVLPLREQLRQSLGSSLAAHERLLRALHPLDAPPGGDGWNRSELADLLPPGPPVEAAVLAGIIPRASGAQVLLTRRTDTLRQHGGQVGFPGGRQEPDDRDAVAAAIRESNEEIALQHDQVQVLGYLDPFVTITGYRVMPVVAVIDPGFVAVPQPDEVAEVFEVPFDYLMDPANLHQVEIDHRGRIRHVLEYGWPGQRIWGATAAILYNLRRRLEQTE
- the nth gene encoding endonuclease III — its product is MPTVAKAAPRAAPRSARMPKADVVEMFTRLRELNPHPNTELEYSTPFELLVAVALSAQATDVGVNKATRKLFPVANTPQAILALGEDGLKKYIATIGLFNAKAKNVIATCRLLIEQHGGEVPRDRAALEALPGVGRKTANVVLNTAFGEPVMAVDTHIFRVANRTGLAPGKDVRAVEDGLVKTIPAEFLLDAHHWLILHGRYVCKARKPDCPQCVIRDLCRFKQKTAA
- a CDS encoding N-acetylmuramoyl-L-alanine amidase yields the protein MPERAPPRIDPQPLPYVAQLGERAPAEVDLVVIHCTELPDLEMARRYGERVLYDSGSGNSGHYYIDRDGSIVQYVPVERVAHHVSGYNPRSIGIELVNSGRYPHWLDSRHQEMSEAYPDAQIAALIDLLQHLCHTLPGLRHIAGHESLDTRLEPASDDPERQVARKRDPGPLFPWPRVLAAVALEPLAP
- a CDS encoding FKBP-type peptidyl-prolyl cis-trans isomerase N-terminal domain-containing protein, which encodes MKLRSIAVAVAALALTGNAFAQDTSSEKGKLSYYFGYDYGNNLAELTQRGEQLDINSVVKGLQDAYAKKQPAITAEQLKPAVEAFQKREQGRAQAAKAEYEKAAGENKTKSTQFLAANKAKAGVQTLPSGVQYRVVETGSGAKPTQASTVQLEVAGPYPFGQRPAEARPAQQIPSIKVSEVEMKAMREVLLQMPAGSKWEVTLPPEQAYGADPRTPFPPNVAVQFEIKLVSVK